From Microcystis aeruginosa NIES-2549, a single genomic window includes:
- a CDS encoding DUF433 domain-containing protein produces MAPASNGKTAIIRTERGLTIAGTRITLYDVMDYITEHYPPKFIRAMLALNDEQLNAALSYIETYRAEVEAEYQLVLKEAEELRQYYEEQNRERVARIAAKPPKPGTEAIRAKLQAEKAKLASRAGIF; encoded by the coding sequence ATGGCTCCAGCATCTAATGGAAAAACTGCTATCATTCGTACAGAGCGAGGATTAACGATCGCAGGTACTCGTATCACCCTCTACGATGTGATGGATTACATAACGGAACACTATCCACCAAAGTTTATCCGTGCCATGCTGGCTCTTAATGATGAGCAGCTAAATGCTGCGCTATCTTATATTGAGACATACCGTGCGGAGGTTGAGGCAGAGTATCAGCTTGTCCTCAAGGAAGCCGAAGAACTGCGACAGTATTACGAAGAACAAAATCGTGAGCGAGTTGCCCGTATTGCTGCTAAGCCGCCAAAACCAGGCACAGAAGCCATTCGAGCAAAACTTCAAGCGGAAAAAGCCAAGTTGGCATCACGGGCAGGAATTTTCTAG
- a CDS encoding ricin-type beta-trefoil lectin domain protein, whose amino-acid sequence MGAKECRKPSRCVEAIERVENIVNTNGSSESVRQLESWIGSASQNENCAISLSRHLTVNVNIVGLTRSAVAELDRLRNPTITSLTSGNALVNAGGKCLDIHAPDMRNNGSRVQVWDCNGQPQQQWSFSGNALVNAGGKCLDIHAPDMRNNGGRVQVWDCNGQPQQQWRF is encoded by the coding sequence ATGGGCGCAAAAGAATGTAGAAAGCCTTCTAGGTGTGTAGAAGCTATTGAAAGAGTTGAAAATATAGTGAATACTAACGGTAGTTCAGAATCTGTTAGGCAACTTGAAAGTTGGATTGGAAGCGCTTCCCAAAATGAGAATTGTGCAATTTCTCTGTCTAGACATCTTACAGTAAATGTTAACATTGTTGGCCTAACACGAAGTGCTGTTGCAGAATTGGATCGTTTGAGAAATCCTACAATCACTTCTCTGACTTCAGGCAATGCACTTGTAAATGCAGGTGGTAAATGTTTGGACATTCACGCCCCAGATATGCGTAACAATGGTAGCAGAGTTCAAGTTTGGGACTGTAATGGTCAACCTCAGCAACAGTGGAGTTTTAGTGGCAATGCACTTGTAAATGCAGGTGGTAAATGTTTGGATATTCATGCCCCAGATATGCGTAACAATGGTGGCAGAGTTCAAGTTTGGGACTGTAATGGTCAACCTCAGCAACAGTGGCGATTTTAG
- a CDS encoding DUF29 domain-containing protein, with the protein MDNKTLYEQDFYLWIRTTINQLQARQFERVDLENLLEELASMGRSEKRTIKSLLTRLLEHLLKLKYWAAERERNEGHCKGEIRTFRLDILDELKDSPSLKPYLLEIFDECYLSARKNASDRSQLPLDTFPAIPLGSLEQILDEDWFPAGDNLEI; encoded by the coding sequence ATGGATAATAAAACTCTGTACGAACAAGATTTTTATCTCTGGATTAGAACTACTATTAATCAACTGCAAGCCAGACAGTTTGAGCGGGTAGATTTAGAGAATTTACTAGAGGAATTAGCAAGTATGGGAAGGAGTGAAAAGCGCACAATCAAAAGTCTGTTAACCCGATTATTAGAACATTTACTTAAACTCAAATATTGGGCGGCAGAAAGAGAGAGAAACGAAGGTCACTGCAAGGGAGAGATTAGAACTTTTCGTCTCGATATATTAGATGAACTTAAAGATAGTCCTAGTCTGAAACCTTATCTTTTGGAAATTTTTGATGAATGTTATCTTTCAGCCCGAAAAAATGCCAGTGACCGCTCTCAATTACCCCTCGATACTTTCCCCGCTATTCCCCTTGGTTCCCTTGAACAAATTCTCGATGAAGATTGGTTTCCTGCGGGCGATAATCTGGAAATATAG
- a CDS encoding DUF433 domain-containing protein — translation MKLDRITSHPNRMNGQPCIRNLRLTVRRVIELLATYPDRAELHQEFPELEDEDIRQALIFASSYLDDRIIELPNRYEAVT, via the coding sequence ATGAAACTAGATCGTATTACGAGCCATCCAAACCGTATGAATGGGCAACCCTGCATTCGTAATCTTCGCCTTACGGTTCGTCGAGTGATTGAGCTACTGGCAACTTATCCCGATCGAGCAGAATTACATCAAGAGTTTCCCGAACTGGAGGATGAAGATATTCGACAAGCCCTAATTTTTGCCTCTTCTTACTTGGATGATCGCATCATTGAACTTCCTAATCGCTATGAAGCTGTTACTTGA
- a CDS encoding PIN domain-containing protein, with the protein MTKVYLDTSAYNRPFDDQTQPKIFLESQAVVIILQMVETRMVDLVSSSVLEYENSRNPYPLKQEAMNRYLQMAEARQMVDEAIRQRAEELGHNGLKAVDALHVACAEALRSDYFITCDKRLINRCARLMLKVVNPVDFVLEVNGDDQS; encoded by the coding sequence ATGACAAAAGTATATTTAGACACCAGTGCCTACAATCGCCCATTCGACGACCAAACCCAGCCCAAAATTTTTCTTGAATCGCAAGCCGTTGTGATAATTTTACAAATGGTTGAGACAAGAATGGTCGATTTAGTCAGTTCTTCTGTACTGGAATACGAAAACAGTCGCAATCCTTACCCTCTTAAGCAAGAAGCTATGAATCGCTATCTTCAGATGGCAGAAGCAAGACAAATGGTGGATGAAGCCATCCGACAGAGAGCTGAAGAATTGGGACATAATGGACTGAAGGCAGTTGACGCATTACACGTTGCTTGTGCTGAAGCCCTCAGGAGTGACTATTTCATCACTTGTGACAAGCGACTGATTAATCGGTGTGCGAGATTAATGCTGAAGGTAGTGAATCCAGTTGATTTTGTATTGGAGGTAAACGGTGATGATCAAAGTTAA
- a CDS encoding DUF29 domain-containing protein, with translation MDNKTLYEQDFYLWIRTTINQLQARQFERVDLENLLEELASMGRSEKRKIENLLIQLLVHLLKLTYWTGEKSRNEGHWKGEIINFRRQIIEEIKDSPSLKPYILEIFEECYQFARKEAQVRTQLPLDTFPPIPIGSLEQILDEDWFPTNNHE, from the coding sequence ATGGACAATAAAACTCTGTACGAACAAGACTTTTATCTCTGGATTAGAACTACTATTAATCAACTGCAAGCGAGACAGTTTGAGCGGGTAGATTTAGAGAATTTACTAGAGGAGTTAGCAAGTATGGGAAGGAGTGAAAAGCGCAAAATCGAAAATCTTTTGATTCAATTGCTGGTACATTTGCTGAAACTAACCTACTGGACAGGAGAAAAATCTAGAAATGAGGGTCACTGGAAAGGGGAAATTATCAACTTTCGCCGACAAATAATCGAAGAAATTAAAGATAGCCCTAGTTTAAAACCCTATATTCTGGAAATTTTTGAGGAATGCTATCAATTTGCTAGAAAAGAGGCTCAAGTTAGAACTCAATTACCCCTCGATACTTTCCCCCCTATTCCCATTGGTTCCCTTGAACAAATTCTCGATGAAGATTGGTTTCCCACTAATAACCACGAGTAA
- a CDS encoding IS1 family transposase (programmed frameshift), with translation MQCPECKSTHIRKNGINKQGKQNHICVTCGRQFINNYEKQKGYDEKTKRECLTAYVNGMGFRGIERLKGVHHTTVINWVKSVGELLPVAYDPETIPEVGELDELETFVGSKKTKFWVWTAVDHFKKGILGWVIGDHSSETFRPLWELVKSWGCYFYVSDGWSVYPCFIAEGDHIISKTYMTRVEGENTRLRHYLARLHRKTLCYSKSTEMLGYSIRLLIHYLKFQEVPIPY, from the exons ATGCAATGCCCTGAATGTAAATCTACCCATATCCGTAAAAATGGCATCAATAAACAAGGTAAACAAAATCATATTTGTGTAACCTGTGGCCGTCAATTTATTAATAACTATGAAAAACAGAAAGGCTATGACGAAAAAACGAAGCGAGAATGCCTAACTGCCTATGTTAATGGGATGGGATTTAGAGGAATAGAAAGGCTAAAGGGAGTTCATCATACGACCGTAATTAATTGGGTAAAATCTGTGGGAGAATTATTGCCAGTCGCCTATGACCCAGAAACAATTCCTGAAGTAGGGGAACTGGATGAATTGGAAACCTTTGTTGGCTCAAAAAAAACAAAAT TCTGGGTGTGGACAGCCGTTGACCACTTTAAAAAAGGAATTTTAGGTTGGGTAATCGGAGACCATAGTAGCGAAACGTTTCGCCCATTATGGGAATTAGTTAAGTCTTGGGGATGCTATTTTTATGTGAGTGATGGATGGTCAGTTTATCCATGTTTTATAGCAGAGGGCGACCATATAATTAGTAAGACTTATATGACCAGAGTAGAGGGTGAGAACACACGTTTAAGACATTATCTAGCCCGATTGCATCGCAAAACACTCTGCTATTCTAAGTCTACAGAAATGTTAGGATACTCTATTCGTTTATTAATTCATTATCTGAAGTTTCAAGAAGTGCCTATTCCTTACTGA